In one Diabrotica virgifera virgifera chromosome 7, PGI_DIABVI_V3a genomic region, the following are encoded:
- the LOC126888447 gene encoding uncharacterized protein LOC126888447 isoform X18: MKLKILISSFLLVGISQAALLGRQGILAQTANKLGLGNIISVNADAEANLLGNKVGVDGAVGIGGQGIGAHLSGDADVLGQKVNVHGDVLDGHAIDQHNHEVFRDNRGRQYTLQRQYIGSNSVLVRKYLDNGQIYVDGADQDNVLQHSQSGRVVISGNSGSNGGYMQQGGLLINRVPNINVIATSRDRDATVRIPLTGHLPNGIVELDPGFSGPWGNMKLDPGFAGPWRNMLLNIKRVSPLEWQEWLLEQKQRNRNLDLTLIEQWINQQHLLLKVDTAVIEGWIMQQQKSNPNFLYNWIINHQVPNLLGNMRLPGYIPDMRTWDGKMRLPTEQKVTPQVWQQWVIQQKQTNNVDLSAIENWIQQQQKTLNLNADSLEGWIMQQQQSNPSFLYNWTVKKQVPNLSVDFGKNILDQLKNGADKTVEVVNGVLRLPTSTNTDSVIPVDENGNIVLGGRPRDSSVVLDFGKNVLDQVKNGDDKTVEVINDVLTRPTSRDRDASVVLGGNDRPVLVDRPTFDLPTSRDRDATVVIGGNDRPILDLPTSRDRDATVVIGGNDRPLLDRPTSRDRDATVVLGGNERPVVLDRPTFDLPTSRDRDATVVIGGNDRPLLDRPTSRDRDATVVLGGNDRPVVLDRPTFDLPTSRDRDATVVVGGNDRPLLDLPTSRDRDATVVARGNDRPVVLERPTFDLPTSRDRDATVVIGGNDRPLLDLPTSRDRDATVVVGGNDRPVVLERPTFDLPTSRDRDATVVIGGNDRPLLDRPTSRDRDATVVLGGNDRPVVLDRPTFDLPTSRDRDATVVVGGNDRPLLDLPTSRDRDATVVIGGNDRPLLDRPTSRDRDATVVLGGNDRPVVLDRPTFDLPTSRDRDATVVVGGNDRPLLDLPTSRDRDATVVIGGNDRPLLDRPTSRDRDATVVLGGNDRPVVLDRPTFDLPTSRDRDATVVIGGNDRPLLDRPTSRDRDATVVLGGNDRPVLDRPTSRDRDATVVLGGNDRPVVLDRPTFDLPTSRDRDATVVVGGNDRPLLDLPTSRDRDATVVLGGNDTPVLDRPTSRDRDATVVLGGNDRPVVLDRPTFDLPTSRDRDATVVIGGNDRPLLDLPTSRDRDATVVLGGNDRPVVLDRPTFDLPTSRDRDATVVISGNDRPLFERPTSRDRDASVVLDLGKNVLNNIKNGADKTVQVVDNVLNHATSRDRDSSVVIELPVSKDRDSSVILNGRTLPTTNIEIDPGFAGPLRNILSIKKVQPVDWQKWLIQQKQKNNIDITVIENWINNQHEVLKLDQSIIEAWIMQQQNSNPSFLYNWMIRKQIPNMLNENGPMVESPLNGKGPMMEPTGKLNVEKATPEVWQRWVIQQKQQNNVDLNVIENWINQQHQVLKQDVGDLEGWIIQQQRMNPSFLYNWIIRKEVPQISSQWFVQSKEVEEPEVSQLYVNGQMVESVEPSVWQQWLIAQKQKYNIDISVIENWINQQHQQMKLDVGYLEGWIMQQQNANANFLVNWIIKRQVPSFSYQWKMVRMVSQPQNSGTFHVWINNRSVEKVSPEVWKQWVSEQQRNGMDMSLVERNINQWHESLKVDLAYLEAWVMQEQQADSKFLYRWTVERKIPAISYKWKMESQRVQPVVTSSSSHTYTWKVQKQTQQ, encoded by the exons aGACAACAGAGGCCGTCAATACACCCTTCAACGTCAGTACATCGGTTCCAACTCCGTCTTGGTCAGAAAATACTTGGACAATGGACAAATTTACGTCGATGGTGCAGACCAAGATAATGTATTGCAACATTCTCAGTCCGGTAGGGTTGTAATTAGCGGAAACAGTGGCTCCAATGGTGGATATATGCAACAAGGAGGACTCCTTATTAATCGAGTACCAAATATAAATGTTATTGCTACATCTAGAGATAGGGACGCAACAGTTCGTATACCACTTACAGGTCATTTACCAAATGGTATTGTAGAACTAGATCCCGGTTTCTCTGGACCATGGGGAAATATGAAACTAGATCCCGGTTTCGCAGGTCCATGGAGAAATATGCTTTTGAATATTAAGAGAGTATCACCTCTAGAGTGGCAAGAATGGCTGCTTGAACAAAAACAAAGGAACAGAAACCTTGATTTAACTCTTATTGAACAATGGATTAATCAACAACATTTATTATTGAAGGTAGACACTGCAGTTATAGAAGGATGGATCATGCAGCAACAAAAATCTAACCCTAACTTCTTGTATAACTGGATCATTAATCACCAGGTTCCTAATCTTTTAGGCAACATGAGGCTGCCAGGTTATATTCCAGACATGAGAACTTGGGACGGAAAAATGAGACTACCAACAGAGCAAAAAGTAACACCACAAGTTTGGCAACAGTGGGTAATTCAGCAAAAGCAAACGAACAACGTTGATTTATCTGCTATCGAAAACTGGATCCAGCAGCAACAAAAGACATTGAATCTGAATGCTGACTCTTTGGAGGGTTGGATTATGCAGCAACAACAGTCAAATCCTAGCTTTTTATACAACTGGACAGTCAAGAAACAGGTTCCTAACCTATCAGTTGACTTTGGTAAAAATATTCTAGATCAGCTTAAGAATGGCGCTGATAAGACAGTTGAAGTTGTTAATGGTGTTTTGAGACTTCCAACATCCACAAATACAGACTCAGTTATTCCAGTTGATGAGAATGGTAACATTGTTCTAGGCGGCCGTCCAAGAGACAGTTCTGTAGTGCTCGATTTTGGTAAAAATGTCTTAGATCAAGTAAAGAATGGTGATGATAAAACCGTCGAAGTTATCAACGATGTTTTAACACGCCCAACATCCAGAGATAGAGACGCATCTGTAGTCCTTGGAGGTAATGACCGACCTGTTCTTGTTGACCGTCCAACATTTGACCTTCCAACATCCAGAGACAGAGATGCAACTGTTGTTATTGGAGGTAATGACAGACCTATTCTTGATCTCCCAACTTCCAGAGACAGAGACGCAACTGTTGTTATTGGAGGTAATGACAGACCACTTCTTGACCGTCCAACATCCAGAGATAGAGATGCAACTGTAGTCCTAGGAGGTAATGAAAGACCTGTTGTTCTTGACCGTCCAACATTTGACCTCCCAACGTCAAGAGACAGAGATGCAACCGTAGTTATTGGAGGTAATGACAGACCTCTTCTTGACCGTCCAACATCCAGAGATAGAGATGCAACTGTAGTCCTAGGAGGTAATGACAGACCTGTTGTTCTTGACCGTCCAACATTTGACCTCCCAACGTCAAGAGACAGAGATGCAACCGTAGTTGTCGGAGGTAATGACAGACCTCTTCTTGACCTTCCAACATCCAGAGACAGAGATGCAACCGTAGTTGCCAGAGGTAATGACAGACCTGTTGTTCTTGAACGTCCAACATTTGACCTCCCAACGTCAAGAGACAGAGATGCAACCGTAGTTATTGGAGGTAATGACAGAC CTCTTCTTGACCTTCCAACATCCAGAGACAGAGATGCAACCGTAGTTGTTGGAGGTAATGACAGACCTGTTGTTCTTGAACGTCCAACATTTGACCTCCCAACATCCAGAGACAGAGATGCAACTGTAGTTATTGGAGGTAATGACAGACCTCTTCTTGACCGTCCAACATCCAGAGATAGAGATGCAACTGTAGTCCTAGGAGGTAATGACAGACCTGTTGTTCTTGACCGTCCAACATTTGACCTCCCAACGTCAAGAGACAGAGATGCAACCGTAGTTGTCGGAGGTAATGACAGACCTCTTCTTGACCTTCCAACATCCAGAGATAGAGACGCAACCGTTGTCATTGGAGGTAATGATAGACCCCTTCTTGACCGTCCAACATCCAGAGATAGAGACGCAACTGTAGTCCTTGGAGGTAATGACAGAC CTGTTGTTCTTGACCGTCCAACATTTGACCTCCCAACATCCAGAGACAGAGATGCAACCGTAGTTGTCGGAGGCAATGACAGACCTCTTCTTGATCTTCCAACATCCAGAGATAGAGATGCAACTGTAGTTATTGGAGGTAATGACAGACCTCTTCTTGACCGTCCAACATCCAGAGATAGAGATGCAACTGTAGTCCTAGGAGGTAATGACAGACCTGTTGTTCTTGACCGTCCAACATTTGAC CTTCCAACATCCAGAGATAGAGACGCAACCGTTGTCATTGGAGGTAATGATAGACCCCTTCTTGACCGTCCAACATCCAGAGATAGAGACGCAACTGTAGTCCTTGGAGGTAATGACAGACCTGTTCTTGACCGTCCAACATCCAGAGATAGAGATGCAACTGTAGTCCTTGGAGGTAATGACAGACCTGTTGTTCTTGACCGTCCAACATTTGACCTCCCAACATCCAGAGACAGAGATGCAACCGTAGTTGTCGGAGGCAATGACAGACCTCTTCTTGATCTTCCAACATCCAGAGATAGAGACGCAACTGTAGTCCTTGGAGGTAATGACACACCTGTTCTTGACCGTCCAACATCCAGAGATAGAGATGCAACTGTAGTCCTTGGAGGTAATGACAGACCTGTTGTTCTTGACCGTCCAACATTTGACCTCCCAACATCCAGAGACAGAGATGCAACTGTTGTTATTGGAGGTAATGATAGACCTCTTCTTGATCTTCCAACATCCAGAGATAGAGATGCAACTGTAGTCCTTGGAGGTAATGACAGACCTGTTGTTCTTGACCGTCCAACATTTGACCTACCAACATCCAGAGATAGAGACGCAACTGTTGTAATTAGTGGTAATGACAGACCTCTTTTTGAGCGCCCCACATCCAGAGATAGAGATGCTTCTGTTGTCCTAGATTTAggtaaaaatgttttaaataacattaaaaatggTGCTGACAAAACTGTCCAGGTTGTTGATAACGTTTTAAACCATGCAACCTCCAGAGACAGAGATTCTTCTGTAGTAATTGAACTTCCTGTATCAAAGGATAGAGATTCTTCAGTTATTCTTAACGGTCGCACGCTACCAACCACCAACATTGAAATAGATCCTGGATTCGCTGGCCCATTGAGAAATATATTGAGCATCAAGAAAGTACAGCCGGTAGATTGGCAAAAATGGTTGATTCAACAAAAACAAAAGAACAACATTGATATAACTGTTATTGAAAACTGGATCAATAACCAACATGAAGTATTAAAACTAGACCAAAGTATTATAGAGGCATGGATAATGCAACAACAAAACTCAAATCCAAGCTTTTTGTACAACTGGATGATTAGGAAACAGATACCCAATATGTTAAACGAAAACGGACCAATGGTAGAATCACCTTTGAATGGAAAAGGACCAATGATGGAACCAACTGGGAAATTAAATGTAGAAAAAGCAACTCCAGAAGTTTGGCAACGATGGGTAAtacaacaaaaacaacagaaCAACGTTGATTTAAATGTTATCGAAAACTGGATCAACCAGCAACACCAGGTATTAAAACAAGATGTAGGAGACTTGGAAGGATGGATCATCCAGCAACAAAGGATGAATCCTAGCTTTTTGTACAATTGGATAATCAGGAAAGAGGTTCCTCAAATTTCCTCCCAATGGTTTGTCCAAAGTAAAGAAGTTGAAGAACCTGAAGTTTCACAACTATACGTAAATGGACAAATGGTTGAAAGCGTAGAACCAAGTGTTTGGCAGCAATGGTTAATtgcacaaaaacaaaaatataacatcGATATAAGCGTTATAGAAAACTGGATAAATCAACAACACCAACAAATGAAGTTGGATGTTGGATACTTGGAAGGGTGGATCATGCAACAACAAAACGCCAATGCTAACTTCTTGGTCAACTGGATCATCAAAAGACAAGTTCCCAGTTTTTCATACCAATGGAAAATGGTACGCATGGTTTCACAACCACAAAATAGCGGCACTTTCCACGTTTGGATCAACAATAGAAGCGTAGAGAAAGTTTCCCCTGAGGTTTGGAAACAATGGGTCAGTGAACAACAAAGGAACGGCATGGATATGAGTCTTGTAGAGAGAAACATCAACCAATGGCACGAATCACTGAAGGTAGATCTTGCATATTTGGAAGCATGGGTAATGCAAGAACAACAAGCTGACTCCAAATTTTTGTATAGATGGACAGTCGAGAGAAAAATCCCCGCTATCTCTTACAAGTGGAAGATGGAAAGTCAGAGAGTACAACCTGTAGTCACAAGCAGCTCTTCACATACCTACACCTGGAAAGTACAAAAGCAAACACAACAGTAG
- the LOC126888447 gene encoding uncharacterized protein LOC126888447 isoform X13 translates to MKLKILISSFLLVGISQAALLGRQGILAQTANKLGLGNIISVNADAEANLLGNKVGVDGAVGIGGQGIGAHLSGDADVLGQKVNVHGDVLDGHAIDQHNHEVFRDNRGRQYTLQRQYIGSNSVLVRKYLDNGQIYVDGADQDNVLQHSQSGRVVISGNSGSNGGYMQQGGLLINRVPNINVIATSRDRDATVRIPLTGHLPNGIVELDPGFSGPWGNMKLDPGFAGPWRNMLLNIKRVSPLEWQEWLLEQKQRNRNLDLTLIEQWINQQHLLLKVDTAVIEGWIMQQQKSNPNFLYNWIINHQVPNLLGNMRLPGYIPDMRTWDGKMRLPTEQKVTPQVWQQWVIQQKQTNNVDLSAIENWIQQQQKTLNLNADSLEGWIMQQQQSNPSFLYNWTVKKQVPNLSVDFGKNILDQLKNGADKTVEVVNGVLRLPTSTNTDSVIPVDENGNIVLGGRPRDSSVVLDFGKNVLDQVKNGDDKTVEVINDVLTRPTSRDRDASVVLGGNDRPVLVDRPTFDLPTSRDRDATVVIGGNDRPILDLPTSRDRDATVVIGGNDRPLLDRPTSRDRDATVVLGGNERPVVLDRPTFDLPTSRDRDATVVIGGNDRPLLDRPTSRDRDATVVLGGNDRPVVLDRPTFDLPTSRDRDATVVVGGNDRPLLDLPTSRDRDATVVARGNDRPVVLERPTFDLPTSRDRDATVVIGGNDRPLLDLPTSRDRDATVVVGGNDRPVVLERPTFDLPTSRDRDATVVIGGNDRPLLDRPTSRDRDATVVLGGNDRPVVLDRPTFDLPTSRDRDATVVVGGNDRPLLDLPTSRDRDATVVIGGNDRPLLDRPTSRDRDATVVLGGNDRPVVLDRPTFDLPTSRDRDATVVVGGNDRPLLDLPTSRDRDATVVIGGNDRPLLDRPTSRDRDATVVLGGNDRPVVLDRPTFDLPTSRDRDATVVVGGNDRPLLDLPTSRDRDATVVIGGNDRPLLDRPTSRDRDATVVLGGNDRPVLDRPTSRDRDATVVLGGNDRPVLDRPTSRDRDATVVLGGNDRPVVLDRPTFDLPTSRDRDATVVVGGNDRPLLDLPTSRDRDATVVLGGNDTPVLDRPTSRDRDATVVLGGNDRPVVLDRPTFDLPTSRDRDATVVIGGNDRPLLDLPTSRDRDATVVLGGNDRPVVLDRPTFDLPTSRDRDATVVISGNDRPLFERPTSRDRDASVVLDLGKNVLNNIKNGADKTVQVVDNVLNHATSRDRDSSVVIELPVSKDRDSSVILNGRTLPTTNIEIDPGFAGPLRNILSIKKVQPVDWQKWLIQQKQKNNIDITVIENWINNQHEVLKLDQSIIEAWIMQQQNSNPSFLYNWMIRKQIPNMLNENGPMVESPLNGKGPMMEPTGKLNVEKATPEVWQRWVIQQKQQNNVDLNVIENWINQQHQVLKQDVGDLEGWIIQQQRMNPSFLYNWIIRKEVPQISSQWFVQSKEVEEPEVSQLYVNGQMVESVEPSVWQQWLIAQKQKYNIDISVIENWINQQHQQMKLDVGYLEGWIMQQQNANANFLVNWIIKRQVPSFSYQWKMVRMVSQPQNSGTFHVWINNRSVEKVSPEVWKQWVSEQQRNGMDMSLVERNINQWHESLKVDLAYLEAWVMQEQQADSKFLYRWTVERKIPAISYKWKMESQRVQPVVTSSSSHTYTWKVQKQTQQ, encoded by the exons aGACAACAGAGGCCGTCAATACACCCTTCAACGTCAGTACATCGGTTCCAACTCCGTCTTGGTCAGAAAATACTTGGACAATGGACAAATTTACGTCGATGGTGCAGACCAAGATAATGTATTGCAACATTCTCAGTCCGGTAGGGTTGTAATTAGCGGAAACAGTGGCTCCAATGGTGGATATATGCAACAAGGAGGACTCCTTATTAATCGAGTACCAAATATAAATGTTATTGCTACATCTAGAGATAGGGACGCAACAGTTCGTATACCACTTACAGGTCATTTACCAAATGGTATTGTAGAACTAGATCCCGGTTTCTCTGGACCATGGGGAAATATGAAACTAGATCCCGGTTTCGCAGGTCCATGGAGAAATATGCTTTTGAATATTAAGAGAGTATCACCTCTAGAGTGGCAAGAATGGCTGCTTGAACAAAAACAAAGGAACAGAAACCTTGATTTAACTCTTATTGAACAATGGATTAATCAACAACATTTATTATTGAAGGTAGACACTGCAGTTATAGAAGGATGGATCATGCAGCAACAAAAATCTAACCCTAACTTCTTGTATAACTGGATCATTAATCACCAGGTTCCTAATCTTTTAGGCAACATGAGGCTGCCAGGTTATATTCCAGACATGAGAACTTGGGACGGAAAAATGAGACTACCAACAGAGCAAAAAGTAACACCACAAGTTTGGCAACAGTGGGTAATTCAGCAAAAGCAAACGAACAACGTTGATTTATCTGCTATCGAAAACTGGATCCAGCAGCAACAAAAGACATTGAATCTGAATGCTGACTCTTTGGAGGGTTGGATTATGCAGCAACAACAGTCAAATCCTAGCTTTTTATACAACTGGACAGTCAAGAAACAGGTTCCTAACCTATCAGTTGACTTTGGTAAAAATATTCTAGATCAGCTTAAGAATGGCGCTGATAAGACAGTTGAAGTTGTTAATGGTGTTTTGAGACTTCCAACATCCACAAATACAGACTCAGTTATTCCAGTTGATGAGAATGGTAACATTGTTCTAGGCGGCCGTCCAAGAGACAGTTCTGTAGTGCTCGATTTTGGTAAAAATGTCTTAGATCAAGTAAAGAATGGTGATGATAAAACCGTCGAAGTTATCAACGATGTTTTAACACGCCCAACATCCAGAGATAGAGACGCATCTGTAGTCCTTGGAGGTAATGACCGACCTGTTCTTGTTGACCGTCCAACATTTGACCTTCCAACATCCAGAGACAGAGATGCAACTGTTGTTATTGGAGGTAATGACAGACCTATTCTTGATCTCCCAACTTCCAGAGACAGAGACGCAACTGTTGTTATTGGAGGTAATGACAGACCACTTCTTGACCGTCCAACATCCAGAGATAGAGATGCAACTGTAGTCCTAGGAGGTAATGAAAGACCTGTTGTTCTTGACCGTCCAACATTTGACCTCCCAACGTCAAGAGACAGAGATGCAACCGTAGTTATTGGAGGTAATGACAGACCTCTTCTTGACCGTCCAACATCCAGAGATAGAGATGCAACTGTAGTCCTAGGAGGTAATGACAGACCTGTTGTTCTTGACCGTCCAACATTTGACCTCCCAACGTCAAGAGACAGAGATGCAACCGTAGTTGTCGGAGGTAATGACAGACCTCTTCTTGACCTTCCAACATCCAGAGACAGAGATGCAACCGTAGTTGCCAGAGGTAATGACAGACCTGTTGTTCTTGAACGTCCAACATTTGACCTCCCAACGTCAAGAGACAGAGATGCAACCGTAGTTATTGGAGGTAATGACAGAC CTCTTCTTGACCTTCCAACATCCAGAGACAGAGATGCAACCGTAGTTGTTGGAGGTAATGACAGACCTGTTGTTCTTGAACGTCCAACATTTGACCTCCCAACATCCAGAGACAGAGATGCAACTGTAGTTATTGGAGGTAATGACAGACCTCTTCTTGACCGTCCAACATCCAGAGATAGAGATGCAACTGTAGTCCTAGGAGGTAATGACAGACCTGTTGTTCTTGACCGTCCAACATTTGACCTCCCAACGTCAAGAGACAGAGATGCAACCGTAGTTGTCGGAGGTAATGACAGACCTCTTCTTGACCTTCCAACATCCAGAGATAGAGACGCAACCGTTGTCATTGGAGGTAATGATAGACCCCTTCTTGACCGTCCAACATCCAGAGATAGAGACGCAACTGTAGTCCTTGGAGGTAATGACAGAC CTGTTGTTCTTGACCGTCCAACATTTGACCTCCCAACATCCAGAGACAGAGATGCAACCGTAGTTGTCGGAGGCAATGACAGACCTCTTCTTGATCTTCCAACATCCAGAGATAGAGATGCAACTGTAGTTATTGGAGGTAATGACAGACCTCTTCTTGACCGTCCAACATCCAGAGATAGAGATGCAACTGTAGTCCTAGGAGGTAATGACAGACCTGTTGTTCTTGACCGTCCAACATTTGACCTCCCAACGTCAAGAGACAGAGATGCAACCGTAGTTGTCGGAGGTAATGACAGACCTCTTCTTGACCTTCCAACATCCAGAGATAGAGACGCAACCGTTGTCATTGGAGGTAATGATAGACCCCTTCTTGACCGTCCAACATCCAGAGATAGAGACGCAACTGTAGTCCTTGGAGGTAATGACAGACCTGTTCTTGACCGTCCAACATCCAGAGATAGAGATGCAACTGTAGTCCTTGGAGGTAATGACAGAC CTGTTCTTGACCGTCCAACATCCAGAGATAGAGATGCAACTGTAGTCCTTGGAGGTAATGACAGACCTGTTGTTCTTGACCGTCCAACATTTGAC CTCCCAACATCCAGAGACAGAGATGCAACCGTAGTTGTCGGAGGCAATGACAGACCTCTTCTTGATCTTCCAACATCCAGAGATAGAGACGCAACTGTAGTCCTTGGAGGTAATGACACACCTGTTCTTGACCGTCCAACATCCAGAGATAGAGATGCAACTGTAGTCCTTGGAGGTAATGACAGACCTGTTGTTCTTGACCGTCCAACATTTGACCTCCCAACATCCAGAGACAGAGATGCAACTGTTGTTATTGGAGGTAATGATAGACCTCTTCTTGATCTTCCAACATCCAGAGATAGAGATGCAACTGTAGTCCTTGGAGGTAATGACAGACCTGTTGTTCTTGACCGTCCAACATTTGACCTACCAACATCCAGAGATAGAGACGCAACTGTTGTAATTAGTGGTAATGACAGACCTCTTTTTGAGCGCCCCACATCCAGAGATAGAGATGCTTCTGTTGTCCTAGATTTAggtaaaaatgttttaaataacattaaaaatggTGCTGACAAAACTGTCCAGGTTGTTGATAACGTTTTAAACCATGCAACCTCCAGAGACAGAGATTCTTCTGTAGTAATTGAACTTCCTGTATCAAAGGATAGAGATTCTTCAGTTATTCTTAACGGTCGCACGCTACCAACCACCAACATTGAAATAGATCCTGGATTCGCTGGCCCATTGAGAAATATATTGAGCATCAAGAAAGTACAGCCGGTAGATTGGCAAAAATGGTTGATTCAACAAAAACAAAAGAACAACATTGATATAACTGTTATTGAAAACTGGATCAATAACCAACATGAAGTATTAAAACTAGACCAAAGTATTATAGAGGCATGGATAATGCAACAACAAAACTCAAATCCAAGCTTTTTGTACAACTGGATGATTAGGAAACAGATACCCAATATGTTAAACGAAAACGGACCAATGGTAGAATCACCTTTGAATGGAAAAGGACCAATGATGGAACCAACTGGGAAATTAAATGTAGAAAAAGCAACTCCAGAAGTTTGGCAACGATGGGTAAtacaacaaaaacaacagaaCAACGTTGATTTAAATGTTATCGAAAACTGGATCAACCAGCAACACCAGGTATTAAAACAAGATGTAGGAGACTTGGAAGGATGGATCATCCAGCAACAAAGGATGAATCCTAGCTTTTTGTACAATTGGATAATCAGGAAAGAGGTTCCTCAAATTTCCTCCCAATGGTTTGTCCAAAGTAAAGAAGTTGAAGAACCTGAAGTTTCACAACTATACGTAAATGGACAAATGGTTGAAAGCGTAGAACCAAGTGTTTGGCAGCAATGGTTAATtgcacaaaaacaaaaatataacatcGATATAAGCGTTATAGAAAACTGGATAAATCAACAACACCAACAAATGAAGTTGGATGTTGGATACTTGGAAGGGTGGATCATGCAACAACAAAACGCCAATGCTAACTTCTTGGTCAACTGGATCATCAAAAGACAAGTTCCCAGTTTTTCATACCAATGGAAAATGGTACGCATGGTTTCACAACCACAAAATAGCGGCACTTTCCACGTTTGGATCAACAATAGAAGCGTAGAGAAAGTTTCCCCTGAGGTTTGGAAACAATGGGTCAGTGAACAACAAAGGAACGGCATGGATATGAGTCTTGTAGAGAGAAACATCAACCAATGGCACGAATCACTGAAGGTAGATCTTGCATATTTGGAAGCATGGGTAATGCAAGAACAACAAGCTGACTCCAAATTTTTGTATAGATGGACAGTCGAGAGAAAAATCCCCGCTATCTCTTACAAGTGGAAGATGGAAAGTCAGAGAGTACAACCTGTAGTCACAAGCAGCTCTTCACATACCTACACCTGGAAAGTACAAAAGCAAACACAACAGTAG